The Dehalococcoidia bacterium genome window below encodes:
- the rnpA gene encoding ribonuclease P protein component — protein MEFISLKKKSEFIELKKFGKKINYRFVSITFLENQDDFRLGFQITKKSGNAVFRNKIKRQIKNLINEIFSNQLEIPMNKGFWLLIYVNPKIDKFQYSEYKSFFRKKFDL, from the coding sequence TTGGAATTTATCAGTCTAAAAAAAAAATCAGAATTTATTGAATTAAAAAAATTCGGTAAAAAAATTAATTATAGATTTGTTTCAATTACATTTCTTGAAAACCAAGATGATTTTAGATTGGGATTTCAAATAACAAAAAAATCTGGTAATGCAGTTTTTAGAAATAAAATCAAAAGACAGATAAAAAATCTGATAAATGAAATATTTTCTAACCAATTGGAAATTCCAATGAATAAAGGTTTTTGGTTGCTAATTTACGTAAATCCAAAGATAGATAAATTCCAATATTCTGAATATAAATCTTTTTTTAGAAAGAAATTTGATTTATAG
- the yidD gene encoding membrane protein insertion efficiency factor YidD, which produces MNEIKLFSLKIDMIMKKSSNAFLSFYKYAISPYLMSQCCYAISCSEYSKFIINEKGFILGLIYSFIRLSKCTLLPFRKFIFINKKIKLLLFVFTFFTFVSCTNFEHQGGWSDVILDPDNKSFFVTSNKGKVFNIVSNDGIPRINWSYPEEEKGTSYSNPILYKNSILSAKFDCRGKNCEGEVFEIRKSDGQVIWNKNIPSKINPKLQIFNDILIFSTLEKQNSVEDPKSSNIYLISLRDDDTKGEVVGKIPVIGEIWNGVYLNNEKIFAATLEGSLHIFDANKFGDFSNNSLDEISIDKVNFPYAINSPLFFLENRIMFSDTSGMFYSADINNLQNFNQIDLENWMISKPLFNDSKIYVFTLNGDIITIHPDKFEIIETFNTDKVIVGDPKILKLDTDEYILLPTEKEGIEIININEFDKGNSVGRYSTEEKLYSSPLIFENNLIIHTQESKLLFFKVKTRDMYYCLNLNEEKICN; this is translated from the coding sequence TTGAATGAAATAAAATTATTTTCACTCAAAATTGATATGATTATGAAAAAATCATCTAATGCTTTTTTATCATTTTATAAATATGCAATATCCCCATACCTCATGAGTCAATGCTGCTACGCTATATCTTGCTCCGAATACTCAAAATTTATAATTAATGAAAAAGGATTTATTTTAGGGCTAATTTACTCTTTTATTAGATTATCTAAGTGTACCTTATTACCTTTTAGAAAATTTATATTCATTAATAAAAAAATTAAGCTTTTATTATTCGTTTTTACTTTCTTTACTTTTGTCTCTTGTACGAATTTTGAACATCAAGGTGGTTGGTCTGATGTAATACTAGATCCTGACAATAAAAGTTTTTTTGTTACATCTAATAAAGGTAAGGTATTTAACATAGTTTCGAATGATGGTATTCCGAGAATAAACTGGTCTTACCCTGAAGAAGAAAAAGGAACTTCATACTCAAATCCTATTTTATATAAAAATTCTATATTAAGTGCAAAATTTGATTGCAGGGGTAAAAATTGTGAGGGGGAAGTTTTCGAAATAAGAAAATCAGATGGCCAGGTTATTTGGAATAAAAATATACCATCCAAAATAAACCCAAAGCTTCAAATATTTAATGATATTTTGATTTTCTCAACCCTTGAAAAGCAAAATAGTGTAGAGGATCCAAAATCAAGTAATATTTACCTTATTTCTCTTAGAGATGACGATACAAAAGGAGAAGTTGTAGGCAAAATACCTGTTATTGGTGAAATTTGGAATGGAGTCTACCTAAATAATGAAAAAATTTTTGCTGCAACATTAGAAGGATCCCTACATATTTTTGATGCTAATAAGTTCGGAGATTTTTCAAATAACTCTTTAGATGAAATTTCAATAGATAAGGTTAATTTCCCCTATGCAATAAACTCTCCATTATTCTTTTTAGAAAATCGAATAATGTTTTCTGATACATCAGGTATGTTTTATTCTGCAGATATAAATAACCTTCAAAATTTTAATCAAATAGATTTAGAAAACTGGATGATTTCTAAGCCCTTATTTAATGATTCCAAAATTTATGTGTTTACTCTCAATGGAGATATAATTACAATTCATCCTGATAAATTTGAAATTATAGAAACATTTAATACGGATAAAGTTATTGTAGGAGATCCTAAAATCCTAAAACTCGATACTGATGAATATATACTTTTACCCACTGAAAAAGAAGGTATTGAGATTATTAATATTAATGAATTTGATAAAGGTAATAGCGTAGGTAGGTATTCTACTGAAGAAAAATTGTATAGCTCTCCATTAATCTTTGAAAATAATTTGATAATTCATACCCAAGAAAGTAAATTATTATTTTTTAAGGTTAAAACAAGAGATATGTACTATTGCCTTAATTTAAATGAAGAAAAGATATGTAACTAA
- a CDS encoding YidC/Oxa1 family membrane protein insertase, with product MNIFSLFWTNIIMKPMINSLSILYDLLGNNLGLSIISFTVIVRFILIPLTIRQTKQMKRMQDLQPQLQAIQKKYKNKTPQTRQKLQQETMALYKEAGVNPIGCLGPLVIQMPIWIGLYRAILKSAPSSPEGFVDLSKYFYSWNSSISKIPFNSNFIGIDLVDFVQFAPTPWQFALPLIVGLSMFIQQKFTTAPTTDPRQHQTQQMMLWMMPIMFAVFTWQFPAGLAVYIFFSNLVGIAIQYFVGGKQPLMLFGRLYFGTTESREIYLEKLSAQKESKNTEVNNLNKEETNESTNIQREDSRRSNRRSSKNSKKRSRRSRN from the coding sequence ATGAATATTTTTAGTTTATTTTGGACAAACATAATAATGAAGCCTATGATAAATAGTCTTTCTATTCTCTATGATTTATTAGGCAATAATTTAGGTCTTTCTATTATAAGCTTTACTGTTATTGTAAGATTTATTCTTATTCCACTTACTATCAGGCAAACAAAACAGATGAAAAGGATGCAGGATCTTCAACCACAGCTTCAGGCTATTCAAAAGAAGTATAAAAATAAAACTCCACAAACTAGACAAAAGCTACAGCAGGAAACTATGGCTCTATATAAAGAGGCAGGAGTAAATCCTATTGGTTGCTTAGGTCCACTAGTAATACAAATGCCTATTTGGATTGGTCTCTATAGAGCAATTCTCAAGAGTGCTCCTTCATCTCCTGAAGGATTTGTAGATCTTTCTAAATATTTTTATTCTTGGAACTCATCAATTTCTAAGATACCTTTTAACAGTAATTTTATTGGAATTGATCTTGTAGATTTTGTTCAATTTGCACCCACTCCATGGCAGTTTGCACTTCCTTTGATTGTTGGATTATCAATGTTCATACAGCAAAAATTTACTACAGCACCCACAACTGATCCCAGGCAACATCAGACCCAACAAATGATGCTTTGGATGATGCCTATCATGTTCGCAGTATTTACATGGCAATTTCCTGCTGGTTTAGCAGTATATATATTTTTTTCTAATTTAGTTGGTATAGCGATACAGTACTTTGTAGGAGGTAAACAACCATTAATGCTTTTTGGTAGGCTTTATTTCGGTACTACAGAATCTAGAGAAATATATTTAGAAAAATTAAGTGCACAAAAAGAAAGTAAAAATACAGAAGTTAATAATTTAAATAAGGAGGAAACTAATGAATCCACGAATATTCAAAGGGAAGACAGTAGAAGAAGCAACAGAAGAAGCTCTAAAAACTCTAAAAAAAGATCTAGAAGATCTAGAAATTAA
- a CDS encoding Jag N-terminal domain-containing protein has protein sequence MNPRIFKGKTVEEATEEALKTLKKDLEDLEIKIIDTGRNGILGLGGQPAEIEVYIIGEPIDNLGEEIETNKKKSPIKPLKKKKTTRKNKSSSSSTTITKPSPKIKNENKNYPTEKDPELEKAVGKILSNLIKSANLEADVYVRDEMEEGSIVFELEGKDSGLIIGRRGETLSSIEYLVRLIASKNLDKRANVMIDVEDYKLRRKEKLVGIAKRTAEKVLKTGKRISLEPMSASDRRIIHVTLADNSNVSTQSRGEGLQRKVVINPSEN, from the coding sequence ATGAATCCACGAATATTCAAAGGGAAGACAGTAGAAGAAGCAACAGAAGAAGCTCTAAAAACTCTAAAAAAAGATCTAGAAGATCTAGAAATTAAAATAATAGATACTGGAAGAAATGGTATTCTTGGGCTTGGAGGGCAACCAGCTGAAATCGAAGTATATATTATTGGTGAACCAATTGATAACTTGGGTGAAGAGATCGAGACAAATAAGAAAAAATCTCCTATCAAGCCACTTAAAAAGAAAAAAACAACAAGAAAAAATAAATCTAGCTCAAGTTCTACTACTATTACAAAGCCTAGCCCTAAGATTAAAAATGAAAATAAGAATTATCCAACTGAAAAAGATCCAGAACTAGAAAAAGCTGTTGGAAAAATACTAAGCAACTTAATCAAGTCTGCTAACTTAGAAGCAGATGTTTATGTTAGAGATGAAATGGAAGAAGGCTCTATCGTTTTCGAACTAGAAGGTAAAGACTCTGGCCTAATTATAGGAAGAAGAGGAGAAACTCTTTCATCAATTGAATATCTTGTAAGACTCATTGCTAGTAAAAATCTTGATAAAAGAGCAAATGTAATGATTGATGTTGAGGACTATAAATTAAGAAGAAAAGAAAAATTAGTAGGTATAGCAAAAAGAACTGCTGAAAAAGTTCTAAAAACTGGAAAAAGAATTAGCTTAGAACCTATGTCAGCCTCTGACAGAAGAATAATCCACGTTACTTTAGCTGATAATTCTAATGTTAGTACTCAAAGTAGAGGAGAAGGCTTGCAAAGAAAAGTTGTAATTAATCCATCAGAAAACTAA
- a CDS encoding PfkB family carbohydrate kinase, with product MISSLVIGNTSIDILNDSTEQLGGSVAYISNLLVKADQNVTVISSFGRDYPTEIFDPSIKSIFSLSKVTTKFKVSYKDLLREMSLVSRADHLDLRFLKRKKIHDDVIFFVPILDEINILDTKDILRNNKDVFSASIPQGWIRNFNQRKIKIDFSLLSEFPFFDLIFFSHEEITSAKIDLSILLKLSKILVITHGDKGSTIFSSNKTINIPAHKAKVIDSIGAGDVYAGIFIDVYLKTKNLEKAGKAASKISSKSTEISGLEGLKNYLKI from the coding sequence GTGATCAGCTCATTAGTTATAGGGAATACCTCTATTGATATACTCAACGATTCAACGGAACAACTTGGCGGATCAGTTGCTTATATTTCAAATCTACTAGTGAAAGCTGATCAAAATGTTACTGTTATATCATCTTTTGGTAGAGATTATCCGACAGAAATTTTTGATCCAAGTATAAAATCTATTTTTTCTTTATCTAAGGTAACCACAAAGTTTAAGGTTAGTTATAAAGATTTACTAAGAGAAATGAGTCTAGTAAGTAGAGCTGATCATTTAGACTTAAGGTTTTTAAAAAGAAAAAAAATTCATGATGACGTTATCTTTTTTGTTCCAATTCTAGATGAAATAAATATTTTAGATACCAAAGATATTTTAAGAAATAATAAAGATGTGTTTTCCGCATCTATCCCTCAAGGATGGATTAGAAATTTCAATCAAAGAAAAATAAAAATTGATTTTTCCTTATTATCAGAATTTCCATTTTTTGACCTAATCTTTTTTTCTCATGAAGAAATCACTTCAGCTAAGATTGACCTATCCATATTATTAAAATTATCAAAAATATTGGTTATAACCCATGGTGATAAGGGTTCTACAATTTTTTCATCCAATAAAACTATAAATATTCCTGCACATAAAGCTAAAGTAATTGATTCTATAGGAGCAGGAGATGTATACGCAGGAATATTTATAGATGTTTATCTCAAGACTAAAAATTTAGAAAAAGCAGGAAAAGCTGCATCTAAAATTTCTTCTAAAAGTACTGAAATTTCGGGTTTAGAAGGTCTTAAAAATTATTTAAAAATTTAA
- a CDS encoding UbiA family prenyltransferase: protein MKKFIKSSRPKQVLKNFIIFVPFFFTLEKWRILSFDENITLITNNFLAFISFCCASIIGYQVNDLMDREYDKNHPIKKNRPISLGLISILEIVIFIIILFLISIACAYLVDSKIIYMIFFYIILSFSYSRLIKSIPALDILCISIFYITRMIVGTLSINFDISIWLYILTFLASLLIILIKRFSESKHYKNVRYSDIRVFYSKKYVPRVIYLVLILNILVYAIYCFSEILSNQRNFLFLITSIFFSYGIYRYYKVTSQGNLGESPEEVIIKDKHIIASVIFYLTTMTAASELNF from the coding sequence ATGAAAAAATTTATTAAATCTTCTAGACCAAAACAAGTACTTAAGAATTTTATAATTTTTGTACCTTTTTTCTTTACATTAGAAAAATGGAGAATTCTAAGTTTTGATGAAAATATTACACTTATTACTAATAATTTTCTAGCATTCATATCTTTTTGTTGCGCATCAATTATTGGATATCAAGTAAATGATTTGATGGATAGAGAATATGACAAAAATCATCCCATTAAAAAAAATAGGCCGATCTCTTTAGGATTAATTAGTATTCTAGAAATAGTTATTTTCATAATAATTCTTTTCTTGATAAGTATTGCTTGTGCATATCTTGTAGATTCTAAAATAATTTATATGATATTTTTTTACATAATCTTAAGTTTTTCTTACTCAAGATTAATTAAGAGTATTCCTGCTTTAGACATACTTTGCATCAGTATTTTTTATATTACTAGAATGATAGTAGGAACATTATCAATTAATTTTGACATATCTATTTGGCTATATATATTAACTTTTTTAGCATCTTTATTAATAATTTTAATAAAAAGATTTTCTGAATCAAAGCATTATAAAAATGTTAGGTATAGTGATATTCGAGTTTTTTATTCAAAGAAATATGTCCCTAGAGTAATTTATTTAGTTTTAATACTAAATATTTTAGTTTATGCAATATATTGCTTTTCAGAAATCTTAAGTAATCAAAGAAACTTTTTATTTCTAATAACTTCCATCTTTTTTTCATATGGAATTTATAGATATTATAAAGTTACATCTCAAGGTAATTTGGGAGAGTCTCCTGAAGAGGTAATCATAAAAGATAAGCACATTATAGCTTCAGTAATTTTTTATCTAACAACTATGACAGCAGCGTCTGAATTAAATTTTTAA
- the purM gene encoding phosphoribosylformylglycinamidine cyclo-ligase, with amino-acid sequence MNSNFSYKKAGVDLDKSDLIKDKLVNNVSSTHNKNVIKNNDGFGGLFLTDNLPKDSILVSTTDSVGTKVKISGKMGLHKNLGVDIVNHCINDLIPQGAIPLYFLDYLAFGKLDEKVVLEIVEGISEACSKINCAVIGGETATLPGVYTEYDYDVVGFMVGSVTKNNLKSKERVKEGFKLIGMPSSGLHTNGFSLVRSIFDTDSSIKNLSQKVPNEERNLGELLAEPHREYLSDIFTFINDIEAISHITGGGLYKNLPRVFPNNLQAKISKNSWNIPNLFKYIQQKGNLNEKEMFEVFNMGVGLVLIVDPNNSQNIIDQCKDSWLLGELVPKNINEESVVIE; translated from the coding sequence ATGAATTCAAATTTTAGTTATAAAAAAGCTGGTGTAGATTTAGATAAATCAGATTTGATAAAAGATAAATTAGTTAATAATGTTAGCTCTACTCATAATAAAAATGTTATAAAGAATAATGATGGATTTGGAGGATTATTCTTAACAGATAATTTGCCAAAAGATTCTATATTAGTATCAACAACAGATTCAGTGGGAACAAAAGTCAAGATTTCTGGGAAAATGGGCCTACATAAAAATTTAGGAGTTGATATCGTAAATCATTGTATAAATGATTTGATCCCTCAGGGAGCAATACCTTTATATTTTCTTGATTATTTAGCTTTTGGTAAGTTAGATGAAAAAGTAGTATTAGAAATTGTTGAGGGTATATCAGAAGCATGTTCGAAAATTAATTGTGCAGTAATAGGTGGAGAAACAGCAACTTTGCCTGGTGTATACACTGAATATGACTATGATGTAGTTGGCTTTATGGTAGGTTCGGTTACAAAAAATAATCTTAAGTCTAAAGAAAGAGTAAAAGAAGGATTCAAGCTTATAGGAATGCCTTCAAGTGGCCTTCATACAAATGGATTCTCTTTAGTTAGATCAATTTTTGATACTGACTCAAGTATAAAAAACTTATCTCAAAAAGTTCCTAATGAAGAAAGAAATTTAGGAGAATTATTAGCTGAACCTCATAGAGAATATTTGTCAGATATTTTTACATTTATTAATGATATTGAAGCTATTTCTCATATAACAGGAGGGGGCCTTTATAAAAATCTTCCTAGAGTTTTTCCTAATAATCTACAAGCTAAAATTTCTAAGAATTCATGGAATATTCCTAATCTTTTCAAGTATATTCAACAAAAAGGGAACCTAAATGAGAAAGAAATGTTTGAAGTTTTTAATATGGGTGTAGGATTAGTTCTAATAGTAGATCCTAATAATTCTCAGAATATAATAGATCAGTGCAAGGATTCTTGGTTATTAGGTGAATTAGTTCCAAAAAATATAAATGAAGAAAGTGTAGTCATAGAATAA
- the purH gene encoding bifunctional phosphoribosylaminoimidazolecarboxamide formyltransferase/IMP cyclohydrolase yields MRALISVYDKTGLDKICKVLTSLNYEIFSTGGTLNHIKNLHIKAQSISEITEFDEILDGRVKTLHPKIYGGILANISNSKHLEELRKYKIEPFDVIINNLYPFERVIEDPNSSEDEIIENIDIGGPSMLRAAAKNFHRVSVLVDPNDYKWFAEKLVSKTLSLQDRKKLAFKVFDRTSKYDANISRYLNSNFDEKDIPEILKISQNKLFNLRYGENPHQKSGIYSNTNEGVANSKLLHGKAMSYLNFLDADAAFSSANFFSDHTVSIIKHTNACGLSSNNDQLTAYQNALKGDPISAFGGIIGFNTEVQPDTAKEISKTFYDVVIAPSYSDQAFLILSKKKNIRLLLSKFSKEKYEYRTINGGILFQEKDNQIEKVSDWDFVTKSKPNIDLYDDLLFAWNATKFVKSNAIVIAEGKSILGIGSGQPNRINSVNLALSRAKQLLTEKSILASDAFFPFPDSIDIAYEHNIKTILQPGGSLKDNEVIQRANQYGISMIFTNKRHFSH; encoded by the coding sequence ATGAGAGCATTAATTAGTGTTTATGACAAAACTGGTTTAGATAAAATATGCAAGGTATTGACTTCCTTAAATTATGAAATTTTTTCAACTGGTGGTACGTTAAATCATATTAAAAATTTGCATATAAAAGCTCAATCTATATCAGAAATAACTGAATTTGATGAAATCTTAGACGGCAGAGTTAAGACTCTTCACCCAAAGATATACGGTGGAATTCTAGCAAATATATCTAATTCAAAACATCTTGAAGAATTAAGGAAATATAAAATTGAACCTTTTGATGTAATAATAAATAACTTATATCCTTTTGAAAGAGTTATTGAGGATCCAAATTCTTCAGAAGATGAAATAATAGAAAATATCGATATAGGAGGGCCTTCTATGCTTAGGGCTGCAGCAAAAAATTTTCATAGAGTATCTGTTCTTGTAGATCCTAATGACTATAAATGGTTTGCAGAGAAGTTGGTTTCTAAAACATTATCATTGCAAGATAGAAAAAAACTTGCATTCAAAGTATTCGATAGAACTTCTAAGTATGATGCAAATATTTCTCGATATCTAAACTCTAATTTTGATGAGAAAGATATTCCGGAAATATTAAAAATTTCTCAAAATAAATTATTTAATTTAAGATATGGAGAAAATCCTCATCAAAAATCAGGAATTTACTCTAATACTAATGAAGGAGTTGCTAATTCAAAACTATTACACGGTAAAGCAATGTCCTACTTGAATTTTCTAGATGCAGATGCAGCATTTTCTTCAGCTAATTTTTTTTCTGATCATACTGTAAGCATAATAAAACATACTAATGCTTGTGGTTTATCGTCAAATAATGATCAGTTAACTGCTTATCAAAATGCGCTAAAAGGTGATCCTATATCAGCATTTGGAGGAATAATAGGATTTAATACGGAAGTTCAACCAGATACTGCTAAAGAGATATCTAAAACTTTTTATGATGTTGTAATTGCTCCATCATATTCTGATCAAGCTTTTTTGATTTTGAGTAAGAAAAAAAATATTAGATTACTTTTGTCTAAATTTTCTAAAGAAAAATATGAATATAGAACTATTAATGGTGGTATCTTATTTCAAGAAAAAGATAACCAAATAGAAAAAGTAAGCGATTGGGATTTTGTAACAAAATCAAAGCCCAATATAGATTTATATGACGATCTTCTTTTTGCTTGGAATGCTACAAAATTTGTTAAGTCTAATGCAATTGTAATTGCTGAAGGAAAATCTATTTTAGGTATTGGGTCTGGTCAACCTAATAGAATCAATAGTGTTAACCTTGCGCTATCAAGAGCTAAGCAATTGTTGACTGAAAAATCAATTTTAGCTTCAGATGCATTCTTCCCTTTTCCTGACAGTATTGATATAGCATATGAACATAATATTAAGACGATTTTGCAACCAGGAGGTTCGTTGAAGGATAATGAAGTTATTCAAAGGGCAAATCAGTATGGAATTTCTATGATATTTACTAATAAAAGGCATTTTTCCCATTAA
- a CDS encoding glycosyltransferase, with the protein MMNVELIFPVLNEANSLRAQLEKVRGFVSKNLQYSFNITVVDNGSTDETKLVIKKMIKEKIVDKYIHLSERGRGRAIKTAIDKSKSDIVAYMDIDLSTDLKFLIPLIDSIYKYGYDISIGSRLSKGSKVIGRKMIREITSRSYNFIIKLFFPFSGIDDMQCGFKAFKRTRINQIINNVSNNKWFFDTELIIMARSENLKIDQIPVVWVDDPNTSVNILTTAIEDLIGLIKLRLKLFKKIV; encoded by the coding sequence ATGATGAATGTTGAACTCATTTTCCCAGTTTTAAACGAGGCCAATTCCTTAAGAGCCCAATTAGAAAAAGTTAGAGGTTTCGTTTCAAAAAATCTTCAATATTCATTCAATATAACTGTAGTTGACAATGGATCTACTGATGAAACAAAATTGGTTATAAAAAAAATGATTAAAGAAAAAATTGTAGATAAATATATACATTTATCTGAAAGAGGTAGAGGAAGAGCTATTAAGACTGCAATAGATAAATCAAAAAGTGACATAGTCGCATACATGGATATAGATTTATCTACGGATCTAAAGTTTTTGATCCCACTTATAGACTCTATATACAAGTATGGATATGATATATCTATTGGATCCAGATTATCAAAAGGTTCAAAAGTTATTGGTAGAAAAATGATTAGAGAAATTACTTCTAGATCATATAACTTTATTATTAAGTTATTCTTTCCTTTTAGTGGGATAGATGATATGCAATGTGGATTTAAGGCCTTTAAGAGGACTAGAATAAATCAGATAATTAATAATGTTTCTAATAATAAATGGTTTTTTGATACTGAATTGATTATTATGGCGAGGAGTGAAAATCTAAAAATTGATCAAATACCAGTAGTTTGGGTGGATGATCCAAATACTAGTGTAAATATACTTACAACTGCTATTGAAGATTTAATTGGATTGATAAAGCTTAGATTAAAATTATTCAAAAAAATAGTATAA
- a CDS encoding nicotinate phosphoribosyltransferase → MTNNEKIPINRSLIVGDTSEVYHHRTLNILRNEGLNPFVTYEIEAMSEGVVCGINQIIDLLENVLPEADRELWALQEGNEVSKGEVVIRIRSRFANFGLYETSMLGTLTSCSSWATAAHNCVVAASGIPVVSFASRSVHPSVAGQVDYSAYIGGCSAVSSIIGGKLTNTTPSGTMSHSLVLIMGETVRAALAFDRHMEKNVPRVVLIDTFKDEVEEAIQVGKALKESLRGIRIETPPERGGITPSLVEEISLKLKGENIDRAEIYVSGDLSPEDISKYVEEKSPVSGFAIDNYIARGSNIKFRADIKNIDGNDIARRGRKPGINVSSRLNRIF, encoded by the coding sequence ATGACAAATAATGAAAAGATACCAATAAATAGATCTCTTATAGTTGGAGATACTTCTGAAGTTTATCATCACCGAACACTAAATATTTTGAGAAATGAAGGTTTAAACCCATTCGTGACTTATGAAATTGAAGCAATGTCAGAAGGAGTAGTTTGTGGTATAAATCAAATTATTGATTTGCTAGAGAATGTACTTCCTGAAGCTGATAGAGAACTATGGGCATTACAAGAAGGCAATGAAGTCTCTAAAGGCGAAGTTGTAATAAGAATTAGATCGAGATTTGCTAATTTTGGTCTTTATGAAACTTCAATGTTAGGTACATTAACTTCGTGTAGCTCTTGGGCTACTGCCGCTCATAATTGTGTTGTTGCGGCATCAGGTATACCTGTTGTAAGTTTTGCTTCAAGATCTGTTCATCCATCAGTTGCAGGCCAAGTTGATTATTCTGCATATATTGGAGGATGTTCTGCAGTGAGCTCAATTATTGGTGGTAAATTAACTAATACTACTCCCTCAGGAACTATGTCTCATTCACTAGTCCTTATAATGGGAGAAACAGTCAGAGCTGCACTAGCATTCGACAGACACATGGAGAAAAATGTACCGAGAGTTGTGTTAATTGATACCTTCAAAGATGAGGTAGAAGAGGCTATTCAAGTAGGTAAGGCCTTAAAAGAATCTCTGAGAGGTATTCGTATAGAAACTCCTCCTGAAAGAGGAGGTATTACTCCAAGTTTAGTTGAAGAAATATCTCTAAAACTTAAGGGTGAAAATATTGATAGAGCAGAAATTTATGTAAGTGGAGACTTATCTCCTGAAGATATATCTAAATATGTTGAAGAAAAATCGCCTGTCTCAGGTTTTGCGATAGATAATTACATAGCTAGAGGTTCTAATATTAAATTTAGAGCTGATATTAAGAATATTGATGGAAATGACATAGCTAGGCGAGGGAGAAAACCAGGAATAAATGTTTCTTCAAGGTTAAATAGAATTTTTTAG